In Arsenicicoccus dermatophilus, a genomic segment contains:
- a CDS encoding TIGR03557 family F420-dependent LLM class oxidoreductase, translating into MTRFGYTLMTEQAGPKDLVRHARKAEEVGFDLEVASDHYFPWLSAQGHAPFVWSVLGAVAHATERVDLMTYVTCPILRYHPAVVAQMAATVQVMADGRFTLGLGSGENLNEHVVGAGWPTIAARQDMLAEAMEIIRELHTGELVTYDGEYYRVDSGRIWELPEQGVEIALAAGGPKVLERCGMLADHLVAVEPSEELVTAWNDLPDQPQIGSGARAIGQIPICWDRDEDTAVQRAHDQFRWFAGGFAVNADLPTTAGFAAATQYVRPEDVAEAIPCGPDLDAIVEAVRPYWEAGYTDVALVQVGGEHQDEFLETAAGPLLDKLRAAAR; encoded by the coding sequence ATGACCCGCTTCGGCTACACCCTGATGACCGAGCAGGCCGGTCCCAAGGACCTGGTCCGCCACGCCCGCAAGGCCGAGGAGGTCGGCTTCGACCTCGAGGTCGCCAGCGACCACTACTTCCCGTGGCTGTCCGCGCAGGGCCACGCGCCCTTCGTGTGGAGCGTCCTCGGCGCCGTCGCGCACGCCACCGAGCGCGTCGACCTGATGACCTACGTCACCTGCCCGATCCTGCGCTACCACCCGGCCGTCGTCGCGCAGATGGCGGCGACCGTCCAGGTCATGGCCGACGGCCGGTTCACCCTGGGCCTCGGCTCCGGCGAGAACCTCAACGAGCACGTCGTCGGCGCCGGCTGGCCCACGATCGCCGCCCGCCAGGACATGCTGGCGGAGGCCATGGAGATCATCCGCGAGCTGCACACCGGCGAGCTCGTGACGTATGACGGCGAGTACTACCGCGTCGACTCCGGCCGGATCTGGGAACTGCCGGAGCAGGGGGTCGAGATCGCCCTGGCCGCGGGCGGTCCGAAGGTCCTCGAGCGGTGCGGGATGCTCGCCGACCACCTGGTCGCCGTCGAGCCGAGCGAGGAGCTGGTGACGGCGTGGAACGACCTGCCCGACCAGCCGCAGATCGGCTCCGGTGCCCGCGCCATCGGTCAGATCCCGATCTGCTGGGACCGCGACGAGGACACCGCGGTCCAGCGGGCGCACGACCAGTTCCGCTGGTTCGCGGGTGGTTTCGCCGTCAACGCGGACCTGCCCACGACGGCCGGGTTCGCCGCGGCGACGCAGTACGTGCGGCCCGAGGACGTGGCCGAGGCGATCCCCTGCGGCCCCGACCTGGACGCGATCGTCGAGGCGGTGCGGCCCTACTGGGAGGCGGGCTACACCGACGTGGCGCTGGTGCAGGTCGGTGGCGAGCACCAGGACGAGTTCCTGGAGACGGCCGCCGGTCCGCTGCTCGACAAGCTCCGCGCCGCCGCGCGCTGA